A single Saccopteryx bilineata isolate mSacBil1 chromosome 9, mSacBil1_pri_phased_curated, whole genome shotgun sequence DNA region contains:
- the MON1B gene encoding vacuolar fusion protein MON1 homolog B isoform X1 — protein MEAGEDTAAPAPGDAEDLEETRILSEETGDGGEVREDPTDPGDGGLEETGSETKDQPPSLLSPLPQSESPSCTCGLWDPATSENSPIGDPESSSGDQGGDPSDEDWRSKRKHVFVLSEAGKPIYSRYGSVEALSTTMGVMTALVSFVQSAGDAIRTIYAACPYPSSSVHRVTAQAQDREDHKLVFLQQGPLLLVAVSRTPQSAAQLRGELLAVHAQIVSTLTRASVARIFARKQNYDLRRLLAGSERTLDRLLDSVERDPGALLLGAVRCVPLARPLREALGALLRRCTAPGLALSVLAVGGQLVTAAQERTVLAECRLDPADLQLLLNWVSAPAFAAGEAWAPVCLPRFNPDGFFYAYVARLDAMPVCLLLLGTDPEAFHDMATCRRLVEDGMHSLGAMRTLAEAASFSSTPSASAPSYSVQAVGAPGLRHFLYKPLDIPDHHRQLPQFTSPELEAPYSSEEERQRLSDLYHRLHARLHSTSRPLRLIYHVAEKETLLAWVTSKFELYTCLSPLVTKAGAILVVTKLLRWVKKEEDRLFIRCPPKYSTPPAASSASTDQAPHNGLFIGP, from the exons ATGGAGGCCGGAGAAGACACTGCTGCCCCCGCCCCCGGGGACGCAGAGGACTTGGAGGAAACGCGGATCCTCAGCGAAGAGACTGGAGACGGCGGAGAGGTTCGCGAGGACCCAACAGATCCCGGAGACGGGGGCCTGGAGGAAACAG GATCTGAGACCAAGGACCAGCCACCCAGCTTGCTGTCACCGCTGCCTCAGTCAGAGTCCCCTTCATGTACTTGTGGGCTCTGGGATCCTGCAACCTCTGAGAATAGTCCCATCGGTGACCCTGAGAGTAGCTCTGGGGACCAGGGCGGAGACCCCAGTGACGAGGACTGGCGCAGCAAGCGGAAGCATGTGTTTGTGCTGAGCGAGGCAGGCAAGCCCATCTACTCGAGGTACGGTAGTGTGGAGGCACTGTCGACCACCATGGGTGTGATGACAGCCCTTGTGTCCTTCGTGCAGAGCGCAGGAGACGCCATCCGCACCATCTATGCTG CTTGTCCTTACCCTAGTTCAAGTGTCCACAGAGTGACCGCGCAAGCTCAGGACAGAG AGGACCACAAGCTGGTGTTCCTGCAACAGGGCCCCCTGCTGCTGGTGGCTGTGTCAAGGACTCCTCAGTCGGCAGCCCAGCTGCGGGGGGAGCTGCTAGCCGTGCACGCACAGATCGTGAGCACACTGACACGCGCCAGCGTGGCCCGCATCTTCGCCCGGAAGCAGAACTACGACCTCCGCCGCCTGCTGGCTGGCTCGGAGCGCACGCTAGACCGGCTTCTGGACAGCGTGGAGCGGGACCCGGGGGCCCTGCTGCTGGGTGCCGTGCGCTGTGTGCCCCTCGCTCGCCCGCTGCGGGAAGCACTGGGCGCACTGCTCCGACGTTGCACAGCACCCGGCCTGGCGCTCTCTGTGCTGGCGGTGGGCGGTCAACTGGTGACAGCAGCCCAGGAGCGGACTGTGCTGGCTGAGTGCCGCCTGGACCCCGCCGACTTGCAGTTGCTGCTCAACTGGGTCAGTGCACCGGCCTTTGCAGCGGGAGAGGCATGGGCACCTGTGTGCCTGCCCCGCTTCAACCCCGATGGTTTTTTCTACGCCTATGTGGCCCGCCTGGACGCCATGCCTGTCTGCCTGCTGCTGCTTGGCACTGACCCTGAGGCCTTCCATGACATGGCCACCTGCCGGCGCCTGGTGGAAGACGGCATGCACTCCCTTGGTGCCATGCGCACCCTTGCAGAGGCTGCCAGCTTCTCTAGTACTCCATCAGCCAGTGCCCCCTCCTACAGTGTACAGGCCGTAGGGGCACCTGGCCTCCGGCACTTTCTCTATAAGCCACTGGACATCCCCGACCATCACCGCCAGCTGCCCCAGTTCACCAG CCCTGAGCTAGAGGCCCCCTACAGCAGCGAGGAGGAACGGCAGCGCCTCTCGGACCTATACCACCGCCTGCACGCGCGCCTCCACAGCACCTCGCGGCCCCTGCGCCTCATCTACCACGTGGCTGAGAAGGAGACACTGCTGGCCTGG GTAACCTCCAAATTTGAGCTCTATACCTGCCTCAGCCCACTGGTGACCAAGGCAGGTGCCATCTTGGTAGTGACCAAACTCCTGCGCTGGGTGAAGAAAGAGGAGGATCGGCTCTTCATTCGTTGCCCACCCAAGTACTCCACACCCCCAGCAGCCTCATCTGCCTCTACGGACCAGGCTCCCCATAACGGCTTGTTCATTGGACCTTGA
- the MON1B gene encoding vacuolar fusion protein MON1 homolog B isoform X2, with protein sequence MEAGEDTAAPAPGDAEDLEETRILSEETGDGGEVREDPTDPGDGGLEETGSETKDQPPSLLSPLPQSESPSCTCGLWDPATSENSPIGDPESSSGDQGGDPSDEDWRSKRKHVFVLSEAGKPIYSRYGSVEALSTTMGVMTALVSFVQSAGDAIRTIYAEDHKLVFLQQGPLLLVAVSRTPQSAAQLRGELLAVHAQIVSTLTRASVARIFARKQNYDLRRLLAGSERTLDRLLDSVERDPGALLLGAVRCVPLARPLREALGALLRRCTAPGLALSVLAVGGQLVTAAQERTVLAECRLDPADLQLLLNWVSAPAFAAGEAWAPVCLPRFNPDGFFYAYVARLDAMPVCLLLLGTDPEAFHDMATCRRLVEDGMHSLGAMRTLAEAASFSSTPSASAPSYSVQAVGAPGLRHFLYKPLDIPDHHRQLPQFTSPELEAPYSSEEERQRLSDLYHRLHARLHSTSRPLRLIYHVAEKETLLAWVTSKFELYTCLSPLVTKAGAILVVTKLLRWVKKEEDRLFIRCPPKYSTPPAASSASTDQAPHNGLFIGP encoded by the exons ATGGAGGCCGGAGAAGACACTGCTGCCCCCGCCCCCGGGGACGCAGAGGACTTGGAGGAAACGCGGATCCTCAGCGAAGAGACTGGAGACGGCGGAGAGGTTCGCGAGGACCCAACAGATCCCGGAGACGGGGGCCTGGAGGAAACAG GATCTGAGACCAAGGACCAGCCACCCAGCTTGCTGTCACCGCTGCCTCAGTCAGAGTCCCCTTCATGTACTTGTGGGCTCTGGGATCCTGCAACCTCTGAGAATAGTCCCATCGGTGACCCTGAGAGTAGCTCTGGGGACCAGGGCGGAGACCCCAGTGACGAGGACTGGCGCAGCAAGCGGAAGCATGTGTTTGTGCTGAGCGAGGCAGGCAAGCCCATCTACTCGAGGTACGGTAGTGTGGAGGCACTGTCGACCACCATGGGTGTGATGACAGCCCTTGTGTCCTTCGTGCAGAGCGCAGGAGACGCCATCCGCACCATCTATGCTG AGGACCACAAGCTGGTGTTCCTGCAACAGGGCCCCCTGCTGCTGGTGGCTGTGTCAAGGACTCCTCAGTCGGCAGCCCAGCTGCGGGGGGAGCTGCTAGCCGTGCACGCACAGATCGTGAGCACACTGACACGCGCCAGCGTGGCCCGCATCTTCGCCCGGAAGCAGAACTACGACCTCCGCCGCCTGCTGGCTGGCTCGGAGCGCACGCTAGACCGGCTTCTGGACAGCGTGGAGCGGGACCCGGGGGCCCTGCTGCTGGGTGCCGTGCGCTGTGTGCCCCTCGCTCGCCCGCTGCGGGAAGCACTGGGCGCACTGCTCCGACGTTGCACAGCACCCGGCCTGGCGCTCTCTGTGCTGGCGGTGGGCGGTCAACTGGTGACAGCAGCCCAGGAGCGGACTGTGCTGGCTGAGTGCCGCCTGGACCCCGCCGACTTGCAGTTGCTGCTCAACTGGGTCAGTGCACCGGCCTTTGCAGCGGGAGAGGCATGGGCACCTGTGTGCCTGCCCCGCTTCAACCCCGATGGTTTTTTCTACGCCTATGTGGCCCGCCTGGACGCCATGCCTGTCTGCCTGCTGCTGCTTGGCACTGACCCTGAGGCCTTCCATGACATGGCCACCTGCCGGCGCCTGGTGGAAGACGGCATGCACTCCCTTGGTGCCATGCGCACCCTTGCAGAGGCTGCCAGCTTCTCTAGTACTCCATCAGCCAGTGCCCCCTCCTACAGTGTACAGGCCGTAGGGGCACCTGGCCTCCGGCACTTTCTCTATAAGCCACTGGACATCCCCGACCATCACCGCCAGCTGCCCCAGTTCACCAG CCCTGAGCTAGAGGCCCCCTACAGCAGCGAGGAGGAACGGCAGCGCCTCTCGGACCTATACCACCGCCTGCACGCGCGCCTCCACAGCACCTCGCGGCCCCTGCGCCTCATCTACCACGTGGCTGAGAAGGAGACACTGCTGGCCTGG GTAACCTCCAAATTTGAGCTCTATACCTGCCTCAGCCCACTGGTGACCAAGGCAGGTGCCATCTTGGTAGTGACCAAACTCCTGCGCTGGGTGAAGAAAGAGGAGGATCGGCTCTTCATTCGTTGCCCACCCAAGTACTCCACACCCCCAGCAGCCTCATCTGCCTCTACGGACCAGGCTCCCCATAACGGCTTGTTCATTGGACCTTGA